One part of the Rutidosis leptorrhynchoides isolate AG116_Rl617_1_P2 chromosome 1, CSIRO_AGI_Rlap_v1, whole genome shotgun sequence genome encodes these proteins:
- the LOC139866207 gene encoding transcription factor E2FA-like codes for MSEARAPNRQAAQQSVDGGGGGGGGGQILNSMRRHLPFSSTRPPFVPTDDYHRFPHGNDVSRVATTSDQMTEAIVVKSPFPQPVKRKLGTDYNEVPSNDWVMAGYNATVNSPLSTPVSAKGGRVNGRSKATKNNKPVPQTPVSNIGSPSQFTPVGSCRYDSSLGLLTKKFINLIKHAEDGILDLNNAAETLDVQKRRIYDITNVLEGIGLIEKKLKNRIRWKGLDSLKPGELEDDVARLQADVQKLSMEEHRLDENIREMQEKMRDMSEDNRNQKWLFVTEDDIKGLPCFQNETLIAIKAPHGTTLEVPDPDEAVDYPQRRYRIILRSTMGPIDVYLVSQFEEKFEDVDGVEQPTSVQVASTSGSNDNPEVITEPQPQPQLVHNIMSFDPDLPQNSPGKIMRISPSDVNNDADYWLLSDREVPLTDIWNTELPGIEWDGVDLLSDEFGLADVGTPRPSTPTSDHVGTPFASINGAHR; via the exons ATGTCTGAAGCTCGAGCTCCAAACCGTCAGGCGGCGCAACAATCGGTTgacggcggcggcggcggcggagGAGGAGGACAGATCCTCAATTCGATGAGACGTCACTTACCGTTTTCATCGACCCGACCGCCGTTTGTTCCTACCGACGATTACCACCGGTTTCCGCACGGAAATGATGTGAGTAGAGTGGCTACGACCTCCGATCAGATGACTGAAGCGATTGTAGTTAAATCTCCG TTTCCACAGCCAGTGAAGAGAAAACTTGGAACAGACTATAATGAAGTTCCGTCTAATGATTGGGTGATGGCTGGTTACAATGCAACAGTTAATAGTCCCCTTAGCACTCCAGTATCTGCAAAAGGTGGAAGAGTAAATGGACGTTCAAAGGCCACAAAAAACAACAAACCTGTTCCTCAAACTCCCGTTTCAAATATTG GATCACCTTCTCAATTTACTCCTGTTGGCAGCTGCCGGTATGACAGCTCTCTAG GACTTTTGACAAAAAAGTTCATTAATCTCATCAAACATGCTGAAGATGGCATTCTTGATTTGAATAATGCTGCTGAAACTTTAGAC GTGCAAAAGAGGCGAATATATGATATAACTAATGTTCTCGAAGGAATTGGTCTAATTGAAAAGAAGCTCAAGAACAGAATCCGTTGGAA AGGCCTTGATTCTCTAAAACCTGGGGAATTGGAGGATGATGTTGCTCGGTTACAG GCGGATGTTCAAAAACTTTCAATGGAAGAACATAGATTAGATGAAAACATAAG GGAAATGCAAGAAAAAATGAGGGACATGAGTGAAGATAACAGAAACCAGAA ATGGCTTTTTGTAACTGAAGATGACATAAAAGGTTTACCATGTTTTCAG AATGAAACACTGATAGCAATTAAGGCTCCTCATGGGACCACTCTTGAAGTTCCAGACCCTGATGAG gctGTTGATTATCCACAAAGAAGGTACAGGATAATTCTTAGAAGCACAATGGGCCCTATTGATGTATATCTTGTCAG TCAATTTGAAGAAAAGTTTGAAGATGTTGACGGGGTTGAACAACCAACATCGGTGCAGGTGGCTTCCACCTCTGGCTCAAATGATAATCCAGAGGTTATTACTgagccacaaccacaaccacaacttgTTCATAATATTATGAGTTTCGATCCTGATTTACCTCAAAACTCACCTGGGAAGATCATGAGGATTAGTCCTTCAGACGTTAAT AATGATGCAGACTATTGGCTACTATCAGATAGAGAAGTTCCTCTGACTGATATTTGGAACACAGAGT TACCTGGAATCGAATGGGATGGTGTTGACTTGCTTAGTGATGAATTTGGGTTGGCAGATGTGGGGACACCAAGACCAAGCACACCAACGTCTGACCATGTTGGTACACCTTTTGCGTCTATTAACGGTGCACATAGGTGA